A genomic window from Thioalkalivibrio sp. ALJ12 includes:
- a CDS encoding glycosyltransferase family 4 protein: MPELGFVVPGALDQPTGGYRYDARMIAGLREQGWRVELRELEGEFPGPDARAERALEEALASFPDGMRVLVDGLAAGAHPATLRRHAGRLRLVYLMHHPLGLEAGLASARSQELLESERAAVALASRAVVTSDYTRAQVADWGVPSERLCSIPPGVEPAPLARGPEDEVPVLLCVAAWVPRKGQLELVRALSGLRDRSWRAELAGAMDRDPDYTAAVRAAIAESGLDARISAPGVLTHEGLAELYDQASIFVLPSAYEGFGMAFTEAMMRGLPVVGTTGGAIPQTVPETAGLLVPPGDVEALRRALGSLLCDAEQRRGMGRAGRAHAESLPGWTEGARRLALWLEVA, from the coding sequence ATGCCCGAGCTTGGTTTCGTGGTCCCGGGGGCACTGGACCAGCCCACGGGCGGGTACCGCTACGACGCGCGCATGATCGCCGGGCTGCGCGAGCAGGGCTGGCGGGTCGAGCTGCGCGAGCTGGAGGGCGAGTTCCCCGGGCCTGATGCGCGCGCGGAACGGGCCCTCGAAGAGGCCCTGGCGAGCTTTCCGGATGGCATGCGGGTGCTGGTCGACGGACTGGCCGCGGGTGCGCATCCCGCCACCTTGCGGCGTCACGCAGGGCGCCTGCGGCTCGTCTACCTGATGCATCACCCGCTGGGCCTGGAGGCGGGGCTTGCGTCTGCGCGCTCCCAGGAACTCCTCGAGTCGGAACGTGCGGCCGTGGCCCTCGCCTCGCGGGCGGTCGTGACCAGTGACTACACGCGGGCGCAGGTGGCCGACTGGGGTGTGCCGTCCGAACGCCTTTGCAGCATCCCGCCTGGCGTGGAACCGGCGCCGCTGGCCCGTGGCCCGGAGGATGAGGTGCCGGTGCTGTTGTGCGTGGCCGCCTGGGTGCCCCGCAAGGGACAGCTCGAGCTGGTGCGCGCGCTGTCCGGCCTGCGCGATCGGTCCTGGCGGGCCGAGCTGGCTGGTGCCATGGATCGCGATCCGGACTACACGGCCGCTGTGCGTGCTGCCATTGCCGAGAGTGGTCTGGATGCGCGAATCTCGGCCCCGGGAGTGCTGACACACGAGGGCTTGGCGGAGCTCTATGACCAGGCCTCGATCTTCGTGCTGCCGAGCGCCTACGAGGGTTTCGGCATGGCCTTTACCGAGGCAATGATGCGCGGCCTGCCGGTCGTTGGGACCACGGGGGGCGCCATCCCCCAGACCGTGCCGGAGACTGCGGGCCTGCTGGTGCCGCCCGGGGACGTGGAGGCCTTGCGCCGGGCACTGGGGAGTCTGCTGTGCGACGCCGAACAGCGTCGGGGCATGGGCCGCGCGGGTCGCGCGCATGCCGAGTCTCTACCGGGCTGGACGGAGGGTGCCCGTCGTCTGGCTCTGTGGCTGGAGGTGGCCTGA
- a CDS encoding dynamin family protein — translation MFNRPGRRVRKQLKLLSDRLAEENPVLKGVVDPFRDLDRVGYASGLLNPQEDSYAFTISWWPMIAVLGTFSSGKSTFINEYVGTTVQRSGSQAVDDKFTVISYGGSERVQELPGLALDGDPRFPFYRVSDEIERITDGGGRTVDHFLAMKTANSERLRGRILIDSPGFDADEQRATILQLTDHIIDLSDLVVVFFDARHPEPGAMRDTLEHLVNRVAERNDFNKLVFVLNQIDTTWREDNLEEVVSAWQRAVVRQGNATGRFYCMFNESAGVEIGDEQVRERYEEKSQRDRAEIHEKIQEISSSRSYRILGSLQAIAESIEMDALPALRRALERWRRRVFQFDAAMFAVIAVILGVIGYNTAGGFGPWMDGSAWASMGEHPIWTSTGIVVLVLVLAGLHFFNRRWIARRIARTLPTESAAGNWRAAFEKNTRPWRWMLRRAPLGLGRRKIGRLHALRDRAEAYIQRLNNQFVDARPVSRTGGRASAADVHRSAEQAQSDTVSESTGDAVHQSAAAETPGDLTAERPEAR, via the coding sequence ATGTTTAATCGTCCTGGTCGCCGCGTGCGCAAGCAGCTCAAGCTGCTGAGCGATCGCCTCGCCGAAGAAAATCCAGTCCTCAAAGGGGTTGTCGACCCCTTCCGTGATCTGGATCGAGTCGGCTATGCCTCGGGACTGTTGAATCCTCAGGAGGATTCTTACGCCTTTACGATCTCCTGGTGGCCGATGATTGCGGTGCTCGGGACGTTCTCGTCGGGCAAGTCGACGTTCATCAACGAGTACGTCGGGACCACTGTTCAACGCAGTGGTTCGCAGGCGGTGGACGACAAGTTCACCGTCATCAGCTATGGCGGCAGCGAGCGGGTGCAGGAGCTTCCGGGGTTGGCGCTGGATGGTGATCCGCGCTTCCCGTTCTACCGCGTCTCCGACGAGATCGAGCGTATTACCGATGGTGGTGGCCGCACCGTGGACCATTTCCTGGCGATGAAGACCGCCAATTCCGAGCGCCTGCGCGGGCGTATCCTGATCGACTCGCCCGGGTTCGACGCCGACGAGCAGCGTGCGACGATCCTGCAACTGACCGACCACATCATCGATCTGTCCGATCTTGTGGTCGTCTTCTTCGATGCGCGGCACCCGGAGCCGGGCGCGATGCGCGATACGCTGGAGCACCTGGTTAATCGGGTTGCCGAGCGCAACGACTTCAACAAGTTGGTGTTCGTGCTCAACCAGATCGATACCACCTGGCGCGAGGACAACCTGGAGGAGGTCGTCTCCGCCTGGCAACGTGCGGTCGTTCGCCAGGGGAATGCCACTGGCCGTTTCTACTGCATGTTCAACGAGAGCGCCGGGGTCGAGATCGGCGACGAGCAGGTGCGCGAACGCTACGAGGAAAAGTCGCAGCGTGATCGCGCGGAGATCCACGAGAAGATCCAGGAAATCAGCTCGTCACGCTCGTATCGTATCCTCGGCTCGCTGCAGGCGATCGCCGAATCCATCGAAATGGATGCGTTGCCTGCACTGCGAAGGGCACTGGAGCGGTGGCGGCGGCGGGTGTTTCAGTTCGATGCCGCCATGTTTGCGGTGATTGCCGTGATCCTGGGTGTGATCGGGTACAACACGGCGGGCGGATTCGGGCCCTGGATGGACGGTTCGGCCTGGGCGTCGATGGGCGAGCACCCGATCTGGACGTCGACCGGCATTGTTGTATTGGTCCTTGTGCTGGCCGGGCTCCACTTCTTTAACCGCCGCTGGATCGCCCGGCGCATCGCGCGCACGCTGCCGACCGAGTCGGCCGCCGGTAACTGGCGGGCGGCTTTCGAAAAGAACACGCGCCCGTGGCGCTGGATGCTGCGTCGCGCACCGCTGGGCCTGGGACGGCGCAAGATCGGCCGCCTGCATGCGTTGCGCGATCGCGCCGAGGCCTATATCCAGCGCCTGAACAACCAGTTCGTCGATGCCCGGCCCGTATCGCGTACGGGGGGCCGAGCCTCGGCTGCCGATGTGCATCGCTCGGCAGAACAGGCACAATCGGATACTGTATCGGAGTCGACCGGTGATGCTGTACATCAGTCAGCGGCCGCCGAGACGCCAGGGGACCTGACCGCGGAGCGCCCCGAAGCGCGTTAG
- a CDS encoding aldo/keto reductase yields the protein MESPQKLIPGYANAKATRRYAEHYIAEGKAAEGHYSEFSRAKMRLSSLGIGTFGGAATAEVDAAISAIVARGLTEGINVVDTGAHYRYGRSLAAVGAGVRTALEAGVPREAMFLISKGGFMTLRGGPPDDMDAWFQREIESQGMGTRDDLAKGAHLLTPEYIHYQMELSRSLMGVETLDAFVIDQPEVHIHEIGKEATNRKLEPVFQMLERAAREKKIRAYGISTFEGFREETDAAVFQSLTSMQGLAERAAQTVTGDDHARHHFKIGMLPFNQVMLEGFTRFNTATGQGNVASPLQAAHQLEVYMFASHSMLKGHLAQQSVEVVEQQLANLPNPAQRAMQFNRSTPGLGTSLVGMSTPEHLDDMLAVMREPLLEKKAYLGMFKKAEE from the coding sequence ATGGAATCGCCGCAGAAACTGATCCCGGGATACGCCAACGCCAAGGCGACGCGCCGGTATGCGGAGCACTACATCGCCGAGGGCAAGGCCGCCGAGGGCCACTACAGCGAGTTCTCGCGCGCCAAGATGCGCCTGTCCAGCCTGGGCATTGGCACCTTTGGCGGCGCCGCCACAGCCGAGGTGGATGCCGCGATCTCCGCCATCGTCGCCCGCGGGCTGACCGAAGGCATCAATGTCGTCGACACCGGTGCCCACTACCGCTATGGTCGTTCGCTGGCGGCCGTTGGGGCAGGCGTGCGTACGGCCCTGGAGGCTGGGGTCCCGCGCGAGGCGATGTTCCTGATCTCCAAGGGCGGATTCATGACGCTGCGCGGCGGGCCGCCGGACGACATGGATGCCTGGTTCCAGCGGGAGATCGAGTCCCAGGGCATGGGTACCCGGGACGATCTCGCCAAGGGCGCGCACCTGCTGACGCCAGAGTACATCCACTATCAGATGGAGCTGTCGCGCTCGCTGATGGGGGTCGAGACGCTGGATGCCTTCGTCATTGATCAGCCCGAGGTCCATATCCACGAGATTGGCAAGGAGGCGACCAACCGTAAGCTGGAGCCAGTGTTCCAGATGCTGGAGCGGGCGGCGCGGGAAAAGAAGATCCGCGCCTACGGGATCTCCACGTTCGAGGGCTTCCGCGAGGAGACCGATGCCGCCGTGTTTCAGTCGCTGACCTCCATGCAGGGGCTGGCCGAACGTGCGGCCCAGACCGTGACCGGCGACGACCACGCCCGGCACCACTTCAAGATCGGGATGCTCCCGTTCAACCAGGTGATGCTGGAAGGCTTTACCCGCTTCAACACCGCGACCGGGCAGGGCAATGTGGCCAGCCCGTTGCAGGCCGCGCACCAGCTGGAGGTGTACATGTTCGCCTCCCACTCCATGCTGAAGGGACACCTCGCCCAGCAGTCGGTGGAGGTGGTCGAACAGCAGCTGGCGAACCTGCCCAATCCGGCGCAGCGCGCGATGCAGTTCAACCGCTCCACGCCGGGCTTGGGCACCTCCCTGGTTGGTATGAGCACGCCGGAACACCTGGACGACATGCTGGCGGTGATGCGCGAACCGCTGCTGGAGAAAAAGGCCTACCTCGGGATGTTCAAGAAGGCCGAGGAGTAA
- a CDS encoding cupin domain-containing protein — translation MSIEVIHRPEQDHLERLGVFDWPVWEKEVSTFPWHYDEREVCYILEGQVTVTPDGGGEPVTVGEGDLVTFPEGMDCTWEIHRDIRKHYRFG, via the coding sequence ATGTCCATCGAAGTGATCCATCGGCCGGAGCAGGACCATCTGGAACGCCTCGGCGTATTCGACTGGCCGGTCTGGGAAAAGGAGGTCTCGACCTTCCCCTGGCACTACGACGAGCGCGAGGTCTGCTACATCCTGGAGGGGCAGGTGACGGTCACCCCGGACGGTGGTGGCGAGCCGGTGACGGTCGGTGAGGGCGACCTGGTGACCTTCCCCGAGGGCATGGACTGCACCTGGGAGATCCACCGCGACATCCGCAAGCACTACCGCTTCGGCTGA
- a CDS encoding EVE domain-containing protein — protein MAYWLMKSEPDEFSIDDLERVGVEPWDGIRNYQVRNMMRDEMKKGDLAFFYHSNAKPPGIVGILRIEKEAYPDSCAFDPEDPHYDPKSDPDNPRWLRVDVAFEEKFGDIITLDWLKRQPQLEDCPLVRRGNRLSVMPITQEQWDFILSHAQRGK, from the coding sequence ATGGCCTACTGGCTGATGAAATCCGAGCCCGACGAGTTCAGCATCGATGACCTGGAACGCGTGGGCGTGGAGCCCTGGGACGGCATCCGCAACTACCAGGTGCGCAACATGATGCGCGACGAAATGAAGAAGGGTGATCTGGCCTTCTTCTACCACTCCAACGCCAAGCCACCGGGCATCGTCGGCATCCTGCGCATCGAGAAAGAGGCCTACCCGGACTCCTGCGCCTTCGACCCCGAGGACCCGCACTACGATCCGAAGAGCGACCCGGACAACCCGCGCTGGCTGCGGGTGGACGTCGCCTTCGAGGAAAAGTTCGGCGACATCATCACCCTCGACTGGCTGAAGCGGCAGCCGCAGCTCGAGGACTGCCCGCTGGTCCGCCGCGGCAACCGCCTGTCGGTCATGCCCATCACCCAGGAGCAGTGGGACTTCATCCTGAGCCACGCCCAGCGCGGAAAGTAG
- a CDS encoding DUF6064 family protein encodes MLPFAAETLLSIFGQYNRAIWPLHGVAALMVLVTLALALVGGRGAGRVVGLLLAVMWVWIGVVFIGGVLAEFHFWAGRLAGVFVAQGLMLLFALTLLGRHGFGWPGGVAGLVAIVVMAYAMVGHALLEVLLLGVSWAQAQYVGVAPGPTMLFTLGILLLAQPRPSLILAIIPFLWTLVTAYIAWELGIWLEYLPAALGLIAFVLLLVRRLYPGERGLFRSDTFGARSRSR; translated from the coding sequence ATGCTGCCATTTGCCGCCGAAACCCTGCTGTCGATCTTCGGGCAATACAATCGCGCCATCTGGCCGCTGCACGGGGTCGCGGCCCTGATGGTGCTCGTTACACTGGCGCTGGCCCTTGTAGGCGGGCGCGGGGCCGGACGCGTCGTGGGCCTGCTGCTCGCTGTGATGTGGGTCTGGATCGGGGTCGTGTTCATCGGGGGTGTGCTTGCCGAATTCCATTTCTGGGCGGGCCGGCTGGCGGGCGTGTTCGTCGCGCAGGGCCTGATGCTCCTGTTCGCCCTCACGCTGCTGGGGCGCCACGGCTTTGGCTGGCCGGGTGGTGTGGCCGGCCTTGTCGCGATCGTGGTGATGGCCTATGCCATGGTCGGCCATGCCCTGCTGGAGGTCCTGCTCCTGGGGGTGTCCTGGGCCCAGGCCCAGTACGTGGGTGTCGCGCCGGGACCCACCATGCTGTTCACCCTCGGCATCCTGCTGCTGGCCCAGCCGCGCCCGTCGCTGATCCTGGCAATCATTCCCTTCCTCTGGACCCTGGTGACCGCCTACATCGCCTGGGAGCTGGGCATTTGGCTGGAGTATCTACCGGCCGCGCTGGGCCTGATCGCTTTCGTATTGTTGCTCGTTCGCCGGCTTTACCCGGGCGAGAGGGGCCTGTTTCGCTCCGATACTTTTGGCGCCCGGTCGCGGTCCCGTTAG
- a CDS encoding zinc-binding alcohol dehydrogenase — MSAPSATAFWVTGPGQGELRDEPLEAPGVDEVRVRSHYSAISRGTESLVFHGRVPPSQYAAMRAPFQAGEFPAPVKYGYISVGDVVEGPGAGQMVFCLHPHQSDYVVPTQAVVPVPAGVPAERAVLAANMETAINAVWDSAAGPGDRIAVIGAGVVGLLAAWLLRRIPGTEVSVIDPNPAREDICAALGLALLTPEQAASLQDLDLVVHASGNPAGLRQALSLAGVEARVVEMSWYGDAGVDLPLGEGFHARRLTLRSSQVGRIPPERSSRWDYRRRLALALALLDDPALDGLITGEDAFANLPAVMQRVTGPEADRTLCHRIRY, encoded by the coding sequence ATGAGCGCTCCCTCTGCCACCGCCTTCTGGGTCACCGGGCCGGGCCAGGGCGAGCTGCGTGATGAGCCCCTGGAGGCACCCGGTGTCGACGAGGTGCGGGTGCGCAGCCACTATTCCGCGATCAGCCGCGGGACCGAGTCTCTGGTGTTTCATGGCCGCGTCCCCCCCAGCCAGTACGCCGCGATGCGCGCGCCTTTTCAGGCGGGCGAATTCCCGGCGCCGGTCAAGTACGGCTATATCAGTGTCGGCGACGTCGTCGAGGGCCCCGGGGCGGGGCAGATGGTGTTCTGCCTGCACCCGCACCAGTCCGACTATGTTGTTCCGACCCAGGCTGTAGTGCCGGTGCCGGCGGGCGTCCCGGCCGAGCGTGCCGTGCTGGCGGCCAACATGGAGACGGCGATCAACGCGGTCTGGGACAGCGCCGCCGGCCCCGGGGATCGCATCGCCGTGATCGGCGCGGGTGTGGTGGGCCTGCTCGCCGCCTGGTTGTTGCGAAGGATTCCCGGAACCGAGGTCTCCGTGATCGACCCCAACCCTGCGCGCGAAGACATCTGTGCCGCACTGGGCCTGGCCCTTCTGACCCCGGAGCAGGCCGCCTCCTTGCAGGACCTGGACCTCGTGGTGCATGCCAGTGGAAACCCGGCTGGCCTGCGCCAGGCGCTGAGCTTGGCGGGTGTCGAGGCGCGGGTGGTGGAGATGAGCTGGTACGGTGACGCAGGCGTGGATCTGCCGCTGGGGGAGGGCTTTCACGCGCGTCGCTTGACCTTGCGCAGCTCGCAGGTCGGGCGCATCCCGCCCGAGCGGTCGTCGCGCTGGGATTACCGTCGCCGGCTGGCGCTCGCACTCGCACTGCTTGATGACCCGGCACTGGACGGCCTGATTACCGGTGAGGATGCGTTTGCCAATCTCCCGGCCGTGATGCAGCGGGTGACAGGGCCAGAGGCGGACCGTACGCTGTGCCACCGAATTCGCTACTGA
- a CDS encoding DsrE/DsrF/DrsH-like family protein has translation MSDTKKLAIIATKGSLDWGYPPFILASTAAALGYEVEVFFTFYGLQLLRKKMDLQVTSLGNPGMPMPMPMPVMLQGLPGMQRMMTTMMKKKMKAKGVSDLEDLRELCQEAEVRMIACQMTVDLFDMDTSEFIDGIEYAGAAAFFEFAGESDICLFI, from the coding sequence ATGAGCGATACCAAGAAATTGGCCATCATTGCGACCAAGGGCAGTCTGGACTGGGGCTATCCCCCGTTCATTCTGGCCTCGACCGCTGCCGCGCTCGGCTATGAAGTCGAAGTGTTCTTCACCTTTTACGGGCTGCAGCTGCTGCGCAAGAAGATGGATTTGCAGGTGACGTCGCTGGGTAACCCGGGGATGCCCATGCCTATGCCCATGCCGGTCATGCTCCAGGGGCTGCCGGGCATGCAGCGCATGATGACGACGATGATGAAAAAGAAGATGAAGGCGAAAGGCGTCTCCGATCTCGAGGATTTGCGGGAACTGTGTCAGGAGGCCGAGGTGCGCATGATCGCCTGCCAGATGACGGTGGATCTGTTCGATATGGACACCAGCGAGTTCATTGACGGCATCGAGTATGCCGGCGCCGCCGCGTTCTTCGAGTTCGCCGGCGAGTCGGACATCTGTCTGTTTATCTAG
- a CDS encoding aldo/keto reductase, producing MAGSAIAAGTGWPLAGAAGEGREPNRKAIPSSGEEIPVIGMGTWITFNVADDPDALALRTEIVDTFFRRGGGMIDSSPMYGRAEAVVGHCLQELGHPEGLISATKIWTGSTGTGRNQHAKSLDLWGVDTLDVQQVHNLQNWEAHLETMREKREAGEIRYIGVTTSHGRRHDQLERILEREDLDFVQLTYNILDREVEERLLPLAREREVAVIANRPFRRKELIKRFESEPLPDWAGEIDCENWPQLLLKFIVSHPDVTCAIPATSVVEHMRENMGALYGPMPDDDMRQRMIEYVEAL from the coding sequence ATGGCCGGTTCGGCCATTGCCGCCGGTACCGGCTGGCCGCTCGCAGGCGCGGCCGGCGAGGGACGCGAACCGAACAGGAAGGCGATTCCCTCCTCGGGCGAGGAGATCCCCGTGATCGGCATGGGCACCTGGATCACCTTCAACGTCGCGGATGACCCGGATGCCCTCGCGCTGCGCACCGAGATTGTCGATACCTTCTTCCGGCGCGGCGGCGGCATGATCGACTCCTCGCCGATGTACGGGCGCGCGGAGGCGGTAGTGGGGCACTGCCTGCAGGAGCTGGGCCACCCCGAAGGGCTGATTTCGGCGACCAAGATCTGGACAGGTAGCACCGGCACAGGGCGCAACCAGCATGCGAAGTCGCTGGACCTGTGGGGCGTGGATACCCTGGATGTGCAGCAGGTGCACAACCTGCAGAACTGGGAGGCGCATCTGGAGACGATGCGCGAGAAGCGCGAGGCGGGCGAGATCCGCTATATCGGGGTGACCACCTCCCACGGGCGCCGCCACGACCAGCTGGAGCGCATCCTGGAACGCGAGGACCTGGACTTCGTACAGCTGACCTACAACATCCTCGACCGCGAGGTGGAGGAACGCCTGCTGCCGCTGGCCCGAGAACGCGAGGTGGCGGTCATCGCCAATCGCCCGTTCCGCCGCAAGGAGCTGATCAAGCGCTTCGAGAGCGAACCACTGCCCGATTGGGCGGGGGAGATCGACTGCGAGAACTGGCCGCAACTCCTGCTCAAGTTCATCGTCTCGCACCCCGATGTCACCTGTGCGATCCCGGCGACCTCGGTCGTGGAGCACATGCGGGAGAATATGGGAGCCCTCTACGGCCCGATGCCGGATGACGACATGCGCCAGCGCATGATCGAATACGTCGAAGCCCTTTAA
- a CDS encoding glutathione S-transferase family protein, translating into MATLYHFPHDAKADRLRLACGYKGVELETVALDWFDDETFFELGVARQSPVLQMDDGTLVTDTLTALRDIDHLFPTGEPLAEGVIPEDAWQALVDWRGKVDVVLDRLYAPLAPGFHGIGESAETLADYKAQVQHRFGLSLEELANDRYDGYNQLAKLSRLPELAKHLAASRFYLGHPSIADCVIAADLYPLQMHDGINLPVDMLYYLRRVEETFSTRLDSQWLAR; encoded by the coding sequence GTGGCCACGCTCTACCACTTCCCGCACGACGCAAAGGCCGACCGCCTGCGCCTGGCCTGTGGCTACAAGGGTGTGGAGCTCGAAACCGTCGCGCTGGACTGGTTCGACGACGAGACCTTCTTCGAGCTGGGCGTGGCCCGCCAGTCGCCGGTCCTGCAGATGGATGACGGTACCCTGGTAACCGACACGCTCACGGCGCTGCGCGACATCGACCACCTGTTCCCGACCGGCGAGCCCCTGGCGGAAGGCGTAATCCCCGAGGATGCCTGGCAGGCCCTGGTCGACTGGCGCGGCAAGGTCGATGTGGTGCTCGATCGGCTGTACGCCCCGCTGGCGCCGGGCTTCCACGGCATCGGCGAGAGCGCCGAAACCCTGGCCGACTACAAGGCCCAGGTGCAGCACCGCTTCGGCCTGTCGCTGGAAGAACTCGCCAACGACCGCTACGACGGCTACAACCAGCTCGCGAAACTGAGCCGCCTGCCGGAACTGGCGAAGCACCTGGCGGCCAGTCGCTTCTATCTCGGCCACCCTTCCATCGCCGACTGCGTAATCGCCGCCGACCTCTACCCCCTGCAAATGCACGACGGCATCAACCTGCCCGTCGACATGCTCTACTACCTGCGCCGCGTCGAAGAAACCTTCAGCACCCGCCTCGACAGCCAGTGGCTCGCCCGCTGA
- a CDS encoding 5-formyltetrahydrofolate cyclo-ligase has translation MSRDETSFTPDELRQLRLRLRRERAALSDERLEIHSALICDHLLRWFQRWQPHCIGAYRGLRGEVDLTPLTVSLARRGTRIALPVMDAKRPGRMHFHAWGPDVPLCQNGFGIAEPCPDAPRIWRREMQVVLLPLVAFDHAGNRMGMGAGYYDRYFARRRFGIHRPKLIGVAHALQGVEALPSQPWDVPLDGVVTEDGWHALPRRARHNTHT, from the coding sequence ATGTCCAGGGACGAGACCTCCTTCACGCCTGACGAACTGCGCCAGCTACGACTGCGCCTGCGCCGCGAGCGCGCCGCGCTGTCCGACGAGCGGCTCGAGATTCATTCCGCCCTGATCTGCGATCACCTGCTGCGCTGGTTCCAGCGCTGGCAACCGCATTGCATCGGTGCCTATCGGGGCCTGCGCGGCGAGGTGGATCTGACCCCCCTGACCGTGTCCCTGGCCCGGCGCGGCACCCGCATCGCCCTGCCGGTGATGGATGCCAAACGCCCCGGGCGCATGCACTTTCACGCCTGGGGGCCAGACGTGCCGCTTTGCCAGAACGGCTTCGGCATTGCCGAGCCCTGCCCCGATGCCCCGCGCATCTGGCGCCGCGAGATGCAGGTGGTCCTGCTGCCGCTGGTCGCCTTCGACCATGCCGGCAACCGCATGGGCATGGGCGCGGGCTATTACGACCGCTACTTCGCCCGTCGCCGCTTCGGCATCCACCGCCCGAAGCTGATCGGCGTGGCCCATGCCCTGCAGGGGGTCGAGGCCCTCCCCAGCCAGCCATGGGACGTCCCACTGGACGGCGTGGTCACCGAGGACGGCTGGCATGCGCTGCCCCGCCGTGCGCGGCACAATACGCACACCTGA
- a CDS encoding 6-carboxytetrahydropterin synthase, which translates to MYSLNVRDHFMIAHSFSGDTFGPAQNLHGATYVVDVTFRRVALDADGLVVDIGRASEVLRAILAELNYQNLDDREDFRGQNTTTEFLAHAIHQRVAQAIAQGELGESARGLDAVAVTLHESHVAWASYEGAP; encoded by the coding sequence ATGTACAGCCTGAATGTCCGTGACCACTTCATGATCGCCCATAGTTTCTCCGGCGACACGTTTGGTCCGGCGCAGAACCTGCACGGCGCCACCTATGTGGTGGACGTGACCTTCCGCCGCGTGGCACTGGATGCCGATGGGCTGGTGGTGGATATCGGCCGGGCAAGCGAGGTCCTGCGGGCCATCCTGGCCGAGCTCAATTACCAGAACCTCGACGATCGTGAAGACTTCCGTGGTCAGAACACGACCACCGAATTTCTCGCTCATGCGATCCACCAGCGCGTGGCGCAGGCCATCGCCCAGGGGGAACTCGGTGAGTCGGCCCGGGGACTGGACGCCGTCGCGGTGACGCTACACGAGTCCCATGTGGCCTGGGCGAGCTACGAGGGCGCTCCCTGA